Within the Salvia hispanica cultivar TCC Black 2014 chromosome 4, UniMelb_Shisp_WGS_1.0, whole genome shotgun sequence genome, the region tttcttttatcctttatctttttttttcttctttccttttaattttttatacatacatcaaTTGCATtctaatataaatcaagaacaaaaatgtcaatataaattaattatttaaaataattaaatcaattgaatattttttattaaattactttatactcattttaagattgaaacacctaactaaaaatattcaattctttatatcattatgaatacaattcataattattattgcataatattatatgattcataatttatataattatactatgattatttaataattactactagtttttagtattataacaataatatataataattaaatataattgtaactataattaaattaactatattagaatgatattaaaaataaattaattattaatttataacatcaaaataataataggagtattaaatactattaatattgattaataataatagtataaagagtgaggagaatgagagaagatattacaatatcacttttggtactaattttaattatacctaaaatatcctttatgacatactccctccgtccacaaaaaatagatcactttgtgtatgacacgggttttaatgtaaaattgttaaagtaagagagatggggagaaaaagtaggttaagtaagagagatagggagaaaaagtgagtaaagtatgagagagggaagaaaaagtggaaaaagtatgagagataaactttccattttaagaaagtgatctattttttgtggacgtcccaaaatagcaaaagtgatatattatttgtggacggaaggagtaaatgagaaaatgtattTGTTCAGAGGGCACTTTGGGAAGAAAGCAACCTACAGCCACATAGGAGACAGGGTCAAATTGATACAAGGATTTCATTCATAAATAGTTGGATTGAAAAACAactcaaacaaaattattgaaCTATAGCACGCCATCTATCGGCAGTTTGAAATTTCAGAGACATTATAAACTAAGGCCACGAGCAGTGATGATAACCCAGTAGAATCAAGAATGTAGCTTGCTTTGCTTTTActtcgtccctgaaaatttgtcccatttttccatttccgtctgttacctaaaatttgtctcatttcacttttatcatttttggtagtggacctaatattccattaattctttcatactcacattttattataaaactaatatatataaaagtatgacccacaatccactaactttttcaactcactttccattacattttttaaaactcgtgtcgggtcaacgtgggacaaattttgggggacggaggtagtaccttttagtaataaaaatgcTGCTCTATCTTCATGGCAGCTAGAACACCAAGTAGAATACTACTCTTTTCGCACTCCCAAACAACACGAAATGTCTAAATCTAACACATCTCAAGTTGTCATATGGAATTGTGAGCATGTAGATATATATTGGTGTACAAATGGAACacccaaaaaatatactaggAAAATACCATCATAGTATATGACACACAAAACTCCAGTTAAAATCAATAGAACACTGCAACAAGTACTTGTGAGTAGTCATCACTACacaattgtatttttatagaCAACCGTTTTCAAGTGATGACCATTATATTGCAAAGGCAAAAGAGGCTTGTGGGTTTTTACTTAGCTTGCGCGACTCTTGATAACGTCAAGATCCATTTCAGTTGGATCAGTTGCTTGCAATTCCACTTGAATTCCATCAAGCTCCCTCTTGAATCTATCCTTTGAGCTGGCATAGATCATCTTGCTTCGGACACGAGAAGTGTCAGGACACCTAACATGGACAAACCAATTGAGACTTTGTACctaaaaaaatggagtagaaCAACAAGAATTAGGTAAAAGGTAGTCATGAAATGTTAATTAAGGGATACCAAGCAATGAAGAATATCCTGCTTTTCTGGCAATTCTCTGCAGTAACAAAATCAAAGTCGTAAACAGCGTATCTGCATTCATTAGGAGGAAGAGTAGCAGCAAAGTCGCCGTAGTTTTGATCTGGGTCgccaattttttcaacaataacCTGCTTCTGCTTCTCTTCAATCTTAAAGACTATAAAGCGGTGAGTCCGTTTCGCCTTGAGTTCTAAGAACCTCCGCTTGCAATCATCATGCACAGCCATTCCAGATGCAGCGTTTGcctataaataatgaaactaGTAATCAGCAACCGCACAATATACTAACATCAGGCAACATGCGATAATCACAATAAAGCAATAGCATATGAGTAACTgattaatagtactacaatAGTTTTTAACTAAAACAGGACAGATAAGTTTACTTACTCCATATCACATCAATGATCAAGCAATAGATCGAATACTAATTAACATTCAAATTGAAGATCACGTCATAAAACAGCTTAATTGTCGACCAATACTCATTCAAGTATTAAACCATAATTCTGCAGACCATACTAATTATATGACCACAAAGAAAACCATAGCAACGCGGAGAATAGACAGAAATAGTTAAGGACATGCGTGCTCACCATATTCGGTTCTGTGGTTACAAGCAGAAACGACGGCGACCAACAAAATGCTACGAAGATTCAAAATGGAAGAGAGAGCACAAGGGACTGATACGATTATCAGCTCTCATTTATGGGGTGCATTTGTTGACGGGGTTTTATTGCGTGAGAGAGAGGTGTATTGTTAATAGGGTGTGGATGTGGTTTGAGTTTAACTGGACATTCGATCAAATTAATTCAGATACTGTACATTTTAGGATCTCAAATAAATTGTACTCTACCTCAGAAAACGTGGcattcaaaactgaaaaaaatgttGTAATCAACTTTATAAGTTGTCAAATGACTATACAACATCTAATGCTTCAttcatctcataaaaatatgtgcattttctatttttcgtTCGTCTCATTTACGAGAAGTTggcattttcatttataaaaagttgCTCTCAACTCATCTCATGcgcatcaatttatttactacagtaacttataccactatggtctatttttacaatttattaaacataaaaataatatgagtcatactatccactaacactgtTTAACTATCTTTCTCtccatctttcttactt harbors:
- the LOC125222168 gene encoding actin-depolymerizing factor 1, with translation MANAASGMAVHDDCKRRFLELKAKRTHRFIVFKIEEKQKQVIVEKIGDPDQNYGDFAATLPPNECRYAVYDFDFVTAENCQKSRIFFIAWCPDTSRVRSKMIYASSKDRFKRELDGIQVELQATDPTEMDLDVIKSRAS